A part of Anaerotignum faecicola genomic DNA contains:
- a CDS encoding dihydrofolate reductase, whose protein sequence is MDIIVAVDADWGIGKDGDLLQRISADMKYFREKTTGNVLVMGRKTLESFPNKKPLPNRVNIVLTKNKDYQAEGVVLCHDLAELPAVLENYAGKQVFVAGGGTVYAQLLPQCERAYVTKIYQTYPADTAFPNLDENPDWELEEKGEMQEEKGVRFSFDVYKKR, encoded by the coding sequence ATGGATATAATTGTTGCCGTTGATGCAGACTGGGGTATTGGCAAGGATGGAGACCTTTTGCAGCGCATTTCCGCAGATATGAAATATTTTCGTGAGAAAACGACGGGAAATGTGCTTGTGATGGGGCGGAAAACGCTGGAATCCTTTCCGAATAAAAAGCCCCTGCCGAATCGGGTGAATATCGTGCTGACGAAAAATAAGGACTATCAGGCGGAGGGCGTTGTGTTGTGCCATGATTTGGCAGAGCTGCCTGCCGTTCTGGAAAATTACGCCGGGAAGCAGGTTTTTGTTGCCGGCGGCGGCACGGTTTATGCACAGCTTTTGCCACAGTGCGAACGTGCCTATGTCACGAAGATTTATCAGACCTATCCCGCGGATACCGCCTTCCCGAATCTGGATGAAAACCCCGATTGGGAGCTGGAGGAAAAGGGCGAAATGCAGGAGGAGAAGGGAGTAAGGTTTTCCTTCGATGTGTATAAAAAGAGATAA
- a CDS encoding sugar phosphate isomerase/epimerase family protein, whose amino-acid sequence MSKKYPITVSSWTLGDQCSFEERVKAAKEAGFEGIGLRAETYVDALNEGLFDADILAILEKYDMKVTEVEYIVQWAEDHRSYEQKYKEQMCFHMCELFGVNHINCGLMENYSVAHTAQKLKELCHRAGKYTIGVEPMPYSGLPDVKKAWAVVKESGCENAKLILDSWHWLRANQPVDLSVLEGIPAEKIVSVQINDVYERPYAASILRDESMHDRLAPGTGCGNTAAFCRMLKEKGIEPKAMGVEVISDAILAKGVAEAAKFNFDNTVKVLQEGWPEAMPEK is encoded by the coding sequence ATGTCTAAAAAATATCCCATCACAGTCAGCTCTTGGACACTGGGCGATCAGTGCAGCTTTGAGGAAAGAGTAAAAGCAGCCAAGGAGGCAGGCTTTGAAGGTATCGGTCTGCGTGCGGAAACCTATGTGGATGCACTGAACGAAGGTCTGTTTGATGCAGATATTCTGGCAATTCTTGAAAAATACGATATGAAGGTTACAGAAGTGGAATATATCGTGCAGTGGGCGGAGGATCACCGTTCCTATGAACAGAAATATAAGGAACAGATGTGCTTCCACATGTGCGAGCTGTTCGGCGTGAACCACATCAACTGTGGTCTGATGGAAAATTATTCCGTTGCACATACTGCACAGAAGCTGAAGGAGCTGTGCCACAGAGCAGGCAAATACACCATCGGCGTTGAGCCTATGCCTTACAGCGGCCTGCCCGATGTGAAAAAGGCGTGGGCAGTGGTAAAGGAAAGCGGCTGCGAAAATGCAAAGCTGATTCTGGATAGCTGGCATTGGCTGAGAGCAAATCAGCCGGTAGATCTCTCCGTTCTGGAAGGGATTCCCGCAGAAAAAATCGTTTCCGTACAGATTAACGACGTTTATGAAAGACCCTATGCGGCATCCATTCTGAGAGATGAATCCATGCATGACAGACTGGCACCCGGCACAGGCTGCGGCAATACAGCAGCATTCTGCCGTATGCTGAAGGAAAAGGGCATCGAACCCAAGGCAATGGGCGTTGAGGTTATCAGCGACGCTATTCTGGCAAAGGGTGTAGCGGAAGCGGCAAAATTTAACTTTGACAATACCGTAAAGGTGCTGCAGGAGGGCTGGCCCGAGGCAATGCCCGAAAAATAA
- a CDS encoding Crp/Fnr family transcriptional regulator produces MENLLKNELFTHVSTEELEKMIPCFEMTKRSFREKDIIPTHEGEKNYICLLLSGTVSVNRISIDGSLDLLEYLEDTGVFGAAFAFANQEDAFLTICEKDCTVLFIEKHHISKRCLNACPHHTQVAENMLQLMGNKVVTLTEKVDILSHRSIRGKLMSYFRIQSTKTGELSFLLPFSLLKLANYLCIDRSAMMREIKKMKEEELIAIEGKRVTLL; encoded by the coding sequence ATGGAAAATTTATTGAAAAATGAACTCTTTACGCACGTTTCGACAGAAGAACTGGAAAAAATGATTCCCTGCTTTGAAATGACGAAGCGCAGCTTTCGGGAAAAGGACATCATTCCCACGCACGAGGGGGAAAAAAATTATATCTGCCTGCTGCTTTCGGGGACAGTTTCTGTCAACCGCATCAGCATAGACGGCTCGTTGGACTTACTGGAATACCTGGAGGATACGGGCGTATTCGGGGCAGCGTTTGCCTTTGCCAATCAGGAGGATGCGTTTCTGACCATCTGCGAAAAGGACTGCACGGTGCTCTTTATCGAAAAGCACCATATTTCCAAGCGGTGCCTGAATGCCTGTCCGCACCATACGCAGGTGGCGGAAAATATGCTGCAGCTGATGGGGAATAAGGTTGTCACGCTGACGGAAAAGGTGGATATCCTCAGCCATCGCTCCATTCGCGGCAAGCTGATGAGCTATTTCCGCATCCAGAGCACAAAGACGGGGGAATTGAGCTTTTTACTGCCCTTTTCTCTGCTCAAGCTTGCGAATTATCTCTGCATTGACCGCAGCGCCATGATGCGCGAAATCAAAAAAATGAAGGAGGAGGAGCTGATTGCAATAGAAGGAAAACGGGTGACACTGCTGTGA
- the aroE gene encoding shikimate dehydrogenase, which produces MEKRITGRTGMFCLIGTPVGHSGSPAMYNYSFAQTGLDYAYLAYDVPLEKTEEAVNALKVLGCKGFNVTMPCKTRVAELVDELSDAAKLIGACNTVVVKDGKLYGNNTDGMGFVRNLKENGVDVKGKKITVMGAGGAATAIQVQCALDGAKKLSIFNRKDEFYANGEKTVKKIQQMVPDCEVSIHPLEETDALYAAIKDSDILVNATKVGMKPLDDQSLVEDVSVFHPDLVVADAVYNPKETKFVQSAKAAGCKVAVGGTGMLMWQGAAAFNLFTGKDMPTKEVYELFFK; this is translated from the coding sequence ATGGAAAAAAGAATCACAGGCAGAACAGGCATGTTTTGTTTGATCGGTACTCCTGTAGGGCATAGCGGCTCTCCCGCCATGTATAACTACAGCTTCGCACAGACCGGTCTGGACTATGCTTATCTGGCATACGATGTGCCTCTGGAAAAAACAGAGGAGGCAGTCAATGCACTGAAGGTGCTGGGCTGCAAGGGCTTTAACGTAACCATGCCCTGCAAAACAAGAGTTGCGGAGCTGGTGGACGAGCTTTCCGATGCGGCAAAGCTGATTGGTGCCTGCAATACCGTTGTGGTAAAGGATGGCAAGCTCTACGGCAATAACACAGACGGCATGGGCTTTGTCAGAAACCTGAAGGAAAACGGTGTTGATGTGAAGGGTAAGAAAATCACCGTGATGGGTGCAGGCGGTGCCGCAACTGCAATTCAGGTGCAGTGCGCACTGGATGGCGCAAAGAAGCTTTCCATCTTCAACAGAAAAGATGAATTTTACGCAAACGGCGAAAAAACAGTGAAAAAAATTCAGCAGATGGTGCCCGACTGCGAGGTCAGCATCCATCCTCTGGAGGAAACAGATGCATTGTATGCCGCAATCAAGGATAGCGATATTCTGGTAAATGCAACAAAGGTTGGCATGAAGCCTCTGGATGACCAGTCTCTGGTTGAGGATGTATCCGTATTCCACCCCGATCTGGTGGTAGCAGATGCGGTTTATAATCCCAAGGAAACAAAATTCGTGCAGTCCGCAAAGGCGGCAGGCTGTAAGGTCGCTGTCGGCGGCACAGGTATGCTGATGTGGCAGGGTGCTGCGGCATTCAACCTCTTTACAGGTAAGGATATGCCCACCAAGGAAGTATACGAACTGTTCTTTAAATAA
- a CDS encoding putative quinol monooxygenase, producing MVVLIAKNTVKEGLQEEFLEIAKEMIARTREEAGCISYDLAGDQNDTQVFYFIEKYQDEKAVEFHRATEYFQTLVPKIAALRVKPSEVSTCTVVE from the coding sequence ATGGTTGTACTGATTGCGAAAAACACCGTAAAGGAAGGCTTGCAGGAGGAATTTCTGGAAATTGCGAAGGAAATGATTGCAAGAACCAGAGAGGAAGCAGGCTGTATCAGCTATGATTTGGCAGGCGACCAAAACGATACGCAGGTGTTCTACTTTATCGAAAAATATCAGGATGAAAAGGCGGTGGAATTTCATCGGGCAACCGAGTATTTCCAAACCTTAGTACCAAAAATTGCGGCGCTGCGTGTGAAGCCCTCCGAGGTCAGCACCTGCACCGTTGTGGAATAA
- a CDS encoding oxidoreductase: protein MKFEAMFQPIQIGPMTVANRFVMSPMGNNFANTDGTMSERSASYYGARAKGGFGLITFEATVVYKEAKGGPRKPCLYDDSTVSSFQAAIAACHQAGAKVSIQLQHAGPEGNTKITGYPLKAASAIPASCGRETPEAITKEELYRLIECYGDAAVRAKKAGADAVEIHCAHGYLVSTFISARTNKRVDEFGGSFENRMRLPKLIIENIRKKAGDSLAILCRINATDDVEGGQTAQDAAAVASYLEKECGVDGLHLSRAVHLHDECMWAPSLIHGGFSADYVTEIKRAVSVPIITVGRYTEPQFAELMIAEGRADLVAFGRQSIADPEMPNKAKAGRLDLMNPCIGCLQGCVPNMFKGEPITCLVNPLAGREADFKPAQTKKNVMVIGGGPGGLYAAFTAAQRGHAVALYEKGDILGGNMRLAAYPPGKGDITNMVRSYIAKCEEYGVKMVMNTEVTPAMVAEAKPDAVIVATGSNPLVLPIPGINDTGVIHAGDLLDGKAAVGKKVLVVGGGMVGCEVADFLGELGHEVSVIELRDQLGPDVIPEHRKFLMKDFDTYKVQGVTGAKVAQFFTDGVSYTLADGTEGRLEGFDNVVLAMGYRNNDTISEEIKKIVAETYVIGDAVKARKALDATAEGLNAALEI from the coding sequence ATGAAATTTGAAGCTATGTTTCAGCCCATTCAGATTGGTCCCATGACAGTGGCAAACCGCTTTGTTATGTCTCCCATGGGCAATAACTTCGCAAACACAGACGGCACCATGAGCGAACGCTCCGCATCCTATTACGGCGCAAGAGCAAAGGGCGGCTTTGGTCTGATTACATTCGAGGCAACCGTTGTTTATAAAGAAGCAAAGGGCGGCCCCAGAAAGCCCTGTCTGTATGATGACAGCACAGTCAGCAGCTTTCAGGCAGCCATCGCAGCCTGTCATCAGGCAGGGGCGAAGGTTTCCATCCAGCTGCAGCACGCAGGCCCCGAAGGCAATACAAAAATCACAGGCTACCCTCTGAAGGCAGCAAGTGCTATCCCTGCCTCCTGTGGCAGAGAAACACCCGAAGCCATCACAAAGGAAGAGCTTTATCGCCTGATTGAATGCTACGGTGATGCAGCAGTCAGAGCAAAAAAAGCAGGCGCAGATGCCGTAGAAATTCATTGCGCACATGGCTATCTGGTCAGCACATTTATCTCCGCAAGAACCAATAAGCGTGTGGACGAATTCGGCGGCTCCTTTGAAAACCGTATGCGTCTGCCGAAGCTGATTATCGAAAATATCCGTAAGAAAGCAGGCGATTCTCTGGCAATCCTCTGCCGTATCAATGCAACAGATGACGTTGAGGGCGGTCAGACTGCACAGGATGCCGCAGCAGTTGCCTCCTATCTGGAGAAGGAATGTGGCGTAGATGGACTGCACCTTTCCAGAGCCGTACATTTGCATGATGAATGTATGTGGGCTCCCAGCCTGATTCATGGCGGCTTCAGCGCAGATTATGTCACAGAAATCAAGCGCGCAGTTTCCGTTCCCATTATCACAGTCGGTCGTTATACAGAACCCCAGTTTGCGGAGCTGATGATTGCAGAGGGCAGAGCAGATCTGGTTGCCTTCGGCAGACAGAGCATCGCAGACCCCGAAATGCCCAATAAGGCAAAGGCAGGCAGATTGGATTTGATGAACCCCTGTATCGGTTGTTTGCAGGGCTGTGTTCCCAATATGTTCAAGGGCGAACCCATCACCTGTCTGGTAAACCCTCTGGCAGGCAGAGAAGCAGATTTCAAGCCTGCACAGACAAAGAAAAACGTTATGGTTATCGGCGGCGGCCCCGGCGGTCTGTACGCAGCCTTCACTGCGGCACAGAGAGGTCATGCTGTAGCCCTGTATGAAAAAGGCGACATTCTCGGCGGCAATATGCGTCTGGCTGCATACCCTCCCGGAAAGGGCGATATCACAAATATGGTAAGAAGCTATATCGCAAAATGCGAAGAATATGGCGTAAAAATGGTTATGAACACGGAAGTGACTCCTGCTATGGTTGCAGAAGCAAAGCCCGATGCAGTTATCGTTGCAACAGGCTCCAATCCTCTGGTACTGCCTATCCCCGGTATCAATGATACAGGTGTCATCCATGCAGGCGACCTTCTGGATGGTAAGGCAGCTGTGGGCAAAAAGGTTTTGGTTGTCGGCGGCGGCATGGTTGGCTGCGAGGTTGCAGATTTCCTGGGCGAGCTGGGTCACGAGGTATCCGTAATCGAACTGAGAGATCAGCTTGGCCCCGATGTGATTCCCGAACACCGCAAATTCCTCATGAAGGATTTTGATACTTATAAAGTACAGGGTGTAACAGGTGCAAAGGTAGCGCAGTTCTTCACAGACGGCGTATCCTACACACTGGCAGACGGCACCGAGGGCAGATTGGAAGGCTTCGACAACGTGGTTCTGGCGATGGGCTATCGCAATAACGATACCATCAGCGAGGAAATCAAGAAAATCGTTGCGGAGACCTATGTCATCGGTGACGCAGTGAAGGCAAGAAAGGCACTGGATGCAACCGCAGAAGGGCTGAATGCCGCACTGGAAATCTAA
- the thyA gene encoding thymidylate synthase, which translates to MAKVDEIFKANCRQILEHGFSTENEKVRAVWEDGTPAHTIKTFGVVNRYNLQEEFPLMTLRYTNWKAAIDEILWIWQKKSNNVNDLNSHIWDSWADENGSIGKAYGYQLGVKYKFPHGEMDQVDNVLWQLKNTPASRRIMTNIYNFADLTEMGLEPCAYSMTFNVTGNRLNGILNQRSQDTLTANNWNVVQYSALLMMFAQVSGLEPGELVHVISDMHIYDRHIDMVKTMLDREPLPAPKVRLNPEVKNFYDFTVDDFIVEDYEYGKSMGRVPVAI; encoded by the coding sequence TTGGCTAAGGTAGATGAAATTTTTAAGGCAAACTGCAGACAGATTCTGGAGCATGGCTTTTCAACGGAAAATGAAAAGGTGCGTGCAGTCTGGGAGGACGGCACCCCTGCCCACACGATTAAGACCTTTGGCGTGGTGAATCGCTATAATTTGCAGGAGGAATTTCCGCTGATGACGCTGCGTTATACCAACTGGAAGGCGGCGATTGATGAAATCCTCTGGATCTGGCAGAAAAAATCCAATAATGTAAACGATTTGAACAGCCATATCTGGGATTCCTGGGCGGATGAAAACGGTTCCATCGGCAAGGCGTATGGCTATCAGCTTGGCGTGAAGTATAAATTCCCTCATGGTGAAATGGATCAGGTGGATAACGTGCTGTGGCAGCTCAAAAATACACCTGCCTCCAGACGTATCATGACGAATATCTATAATTTTGCCGATTTGACGGAAATGGGTCTGGAGCCCTGCGCCTATAGCATGACCTTTAATGTAACGGGCAATCGTCTGAATGGGATTCTCAATCAGCGCTCGCAGGATACGCTGACCGCAAATAACTGGAACGTGGTACAGTATTCCGCGCTGCTGATGATGTTCGCGCAGGTGAGCGGCTTAGAGCCGGGCGAGCTGGTGCATGTCATCAGCGATATGCACATTTATGACAGACATATTGATATGGTAAAGACCATGCTTGACCGTGAGCCATTGCCTGCACCCAAGGTGCGCCTAAATCCGGAGGTAAAGAATTTCTATGATTTCACCGTGGACGATTTCATTGTGGAGGATTACGAGTACGGCAAATCCATGGGGCGTGTGCCTGTTGCGATTTGA
- a CDS encoding ABC transporter substrate-binding protein: MKKMTALLLASVMTVSLAACGGNDDDDAASSGPGTQITAAEKDETEATHTIKIGVFEPTTGENSNGGKQEVLGIRYANAIVPTVELNGTVYNIELVEADNQSDKVAAVAAAESLIVEGVAGVIGSYGSGVSNAAGQTFADANVPAIGASCTNPQVTAGNKYYFRTTFMDPFQGRVIASYAAEQGYRTAAVISQNGDDYSTGIAAYFRQAFTDEKIGGKVVADEAYHAGETEFDEILQKIQKTNPDCIFLPCSTAMAEVLLPQIRESGITAPVLAADTWENLSMVKAIGEAAEGVVFSSPFEVSATTQAKTFVRGFQSYLRQNAERIALNGGTDEVAAVSALGYDAYMTMVTALESLDGTKDVLTSVDLRNALYEVDYEGVTGDISFDDNGDAIRDTAYLKQIQNGKFVFLKKQVDETE, translated from the coding sequence ATGAAAAAAATGACTGCGCTTCTGCTTGCCTCTGTGATGACAGTTTCTCTGGCGGCATGCGGCGGCAATGACGATGACGATGCGGCTTCTTCCGGCCCCGGCACGCAGATTACGGCGGCAGAGAAGGATGAAACCGAAGCCACGCACACCATCAAAATCGGCGTATTTGAGCCAACCACGGGCGAAAACAGCAACGGCGGCAAGCAGGAGGTTCTGGGCATCCGCTATGCCAATGCAATCGTGCCAACCGTGGAGCTAAACGGTACGGTATACAACATTGAGCTGGTGGAGGCAGACAATCAATCCGACAAGGTAGCGGCTGTTGCTGCGGCAGAAAGCCTGATTGTGGAAGGCGTTGCAGGGGTAATCGGCTCCTACGGCTCAGGTGTTTCCAATGCCGCAGGACAGACCTTTGCGGACGCAAACGTGCCTGCCATCGGCGCATCCTGCACAAATCCGCAGGTAACCGCAGGCAATAAATATTATTTCCGCACAACATTCATGGACCCCTTTCAGGGCAGAGTAATCGCATCCTATGCGGCAGAGCAGGGATATCGGACTGCGGCTGTTATCAGCCAGAACGGGGATGATTATTCCACAGGGATTGCGGCTTATTTCCGACAGGCATTTACAGATGAAAAAATCGGCGGCAAGGTGGTTGCAGACGAGGCCTACCACGCAGGCGAAACCGAGTTTGACGAAATTTTGCAGAAAATTCAGAAAACCAATCCCGACTGCATCTTCCTGCCCTGCTCCACAGCTATGGCGGAGGTTCTGCTGCCCCAGATTCGCGAAAGCGGCATTACTGCACCCGTTCTTGCGGCAGATACCTGGGAAAACCTTTCCATGGTAAAGGCAATCGGCGAGGCGGCAGAGGGCGTTGTATTCTCCTCCCCCTTCGAAGTAAGCGCGACCACGCAGGCGAAAACCTTCGTCCGCGGCTTTCAGTCCTACCTGCGGCAGAACGCGGAGCGCATTGCGCTGAACGGCGGCACAGACGAGGTTGCGGCGGTTTCCGCGCTGGGCTATGATGCCTATATGACGATGGTGACAGCACTGGAAAGTCTGGACGGGACGAAGGATGTGCTGACAAGCGTGGATCTGCGAAACGCACTGTATGAGGTGGATTATGAGGGCGTAACGGGGGATATCAGCTTCGACGATAACGGCGATGCCATCCGCGATACGGCTTATCTGAAACAGATTCAGAACGGAAAATTCGTGTTCCTGAAAAAACAGGTGGATGAAACAGAGTAA
- the spoIIID gene encoding sporulation transcriptional regulator SpoIIID, with product MKTYIEERAVEVAKFMIHTNATVRETAKKFGISKSTVHKDITDRVERIDPELAKSVRAVLEVNKAERHIRGGLATREKYLHNKTK from the coding sequence TTGAAAACGTATATTGAGGAAAGGGCGGTTGAGGTTGCGAAATTTATGATACACACCAATGCAACAGTGAGAGAAACGGCGAAAAAATTTGGCATTTCAAAATCTACCGTGCATAAAGATATCACCGACCGTGTGGAGCGCATTGACCCGGAGCTGGCAAAATCCGTCCGTGCGGTTCTGGAGGTCAATAAAGCGGAGCGGCATATCCGCGGCGGCTTGGCAACGAGAGAGAAATACCTGCACAATAAAACGAAATAA
- a CDS encoding FAD-dependent oxidoreductase yields the protein MKTLQLKQDFYWAGILDKNLRVFDIIMYTEFGTTYNSYILKAGDETILFETAKEKFFGDYRAALSEQLDIAQIDYIVVDHTEPDHAGSIAHIIAENPQAKIIATPTAISFLKNIVNEDFYSIPVKNGDELKIGNKTLQFFLLPNLHWPDTMYTYIKEDKTLVTCDSFGSHYAHEGILRSTVTDTEGYLRATKYYFDNILGPFKQPYMTNALELVHSLDIDMICPGHGPVLDSHIPELLAIYAEWCKIPTNEKTTVVIPYVSAYGYTEQLAEKITEGILEAGDIAVKRYDLVTADAAEVAAEIGAADGILFGTPTILQEALKPIWDLTTGMYPPIHGGKLASAFGSYGWSGEGVPHIIARLKQIHLRVVDGFRVRFKPSERELAEAVSFGYQFGLKLLKGEEKKKPSARGTLVKCLVCGEIFDSSIETCPVCGVGAENFVPVASQDTDFCRDTEERFVILGGGTAALQAAKAIRLRNRTAEITMLSEEKELPYDRPMLTKNLFGAVSGGAIASVSAKWYQENRINLQLESRVAALDAEKKEVVLTDGTVYPFDKCIYALGAHSFVPPIKGNDLPQVAVVRSIADVERVNALVQDAKNAVVIGGGVLGLEAAWELRRFGLDVTVLESAPVLMAGKIDAPTVRMLTGIAECKGISILTGVQIAEISGTERVTGVKLAGGETVAADLVIFSTGVRANIAVAQAAGLAADRAVIVNENMETNVAGIYAAGDCAQYAGANIALWPVAQEMGRIAGANAAGEALSYQPEINALSFHGMGTSLYAIGDIGTRAEIPYKTVEIKDEQNQVLRRAYFHHGILCGAILLGDTSRMAEVTTAIQEKKTLKEMLEKV from the coding sequence ATGAAAACCTTACAGCTGAAACAGGATTTTTATTGGGCAGGGATTTTGGATAAGAACCTGCGTGTATTTGACATCATCATGTATACGGAATTCGGCACCACCTATAATTCCTACATTCTCAAGGCGGGGGATGAAACGATTCTTTTTGAAACCGCGAAGGAAAAATTCTTCGGAGATTACAGAGCGGCATTGTCCGAGCAGCTGGATATCGCGCAGATTGATTATATTGTTGTAGATCATACCGAGCCGGATCATGCCGGTTCCATCGCCCATATCATTGCGGAAAACCCTCAGGCGAAAATCATCGCGACCCCTACGGCAATCAGCTTTCTGAAAAATATCGTGAATGAGGATTTCTACAGCATTCCCGTCAAAAATGGAGATGAGCTGAAAATCGGCAATAAAACCCTGCAGTTCTTCCTTCTGCCGAATCTGCATTGGCCCGATACCATGTATACCTATATCAAGGAGGATAAAACCCTTGTTACCTGTGATTCCTTTGGCTCTCATTATGCCCATGAGGGGATTCTCAGAAGCACCGTAACCGATACGGAGGGCTACCTCAGAGCAACAAAATATTATTTTGACAACATCCTCGGCCCCTTCAAGCAGCCCTATATGACAAATGCGCTGGAGCTGGTGCATTCCCTGGATATCGACATGATTTGTCCCGGGCATGGTCCCGTTCTGGATAGCCATATTCCGGAGCTTCTGGCAATCTATGCCGAATGGTGCAAAATCCCCACGAATGAGAAAACAACCGTTGTCATCCCCTATGTCAGTGCGTATGGCTATACAGAGCAGCTGGCGGAAAAGATTACCGAGGGTATCCTTGAGGCGGGCGACATCGCGGTCAAACGTTACGATTTAGTTACGGCAGACGCGGCAGAGGTTGCGGCAGAAATCGGCGCAGCGGATGGTATCCTTTTCGGTACGCCGACCATTCTGCAGGAGGCATTAAAGCCCATCTGGGATCTGACAACAGGCATGTATCCGCCGATTCATGGCGGCAAGCTGGCATCTGCCTTCGGCAGCTATGGCTGGAGCGGCGAAGGCGTGCCGCATATCATTGCACGTCTGAAGCAGATTCATCTGCGTGTGGTAGATGGGTTCCGCGTGCGCTTCAAGCCCTCTGAGCGGGAATTGGCAGAAGCGGTTTCCTTCGGCTATCAGTTCGGTCTGAAGCTGTTAAAGGGCGAGGAAAAGAAAAAGCCTTCTGCAAGAGGGACGCTCGTGAAATGTCTGGTCTGCGGTGAAATTTTCGATTCCTCCATCGAAACTTGTCCTGTCTGCGGCGTTGGGGCTGAAAATTTCGTGCCTGTGGCATCGCAGGATACAGATTTCTGCAGGGATACAGAGGAACGCTTTGTGATTCTGGGCGGCGGTACAGCGGCGCTGCAGGCGGCAAAGGCGATTCGTCTACGCAACCGAACCGCAGAAATTACCATGCTTTCCGAGGAAAAGGAGCTGCCCTATGATCGCCCTATGCTGACAAAGAACCTGTTCGGCGCAGTCAGCGGCGGCGCGATTGCAAGCGTTTCTGCAAAATGGTATCAAGAAAATCGCATTAACCTGCAGCTGGAAAGCAGGGTTGCAGCTCTGGATGCGGAGAAAAAAGAGGTTGTCCTCACAGACGGCACGGTTTATCCCTTCGATAAGTGCATCTATGCACTCGGCGCGCATAGCTTTGTGCCGCCCATCAAGGGCAATGATTTGCCGCAGGTAGCCGTTGTGCGTTCCATTGCAGATGTGGAAAGAGTCAATGCGTTGGTGCAGGACGCAAAAAATGCCGTTGTCATCGGCGGCGGCGTGCTTGGGCTGGAGGCGGCTTGGGAGCTGCGTCGCTTCGGTCTGGATGTTACGGTTCTGGAAAGCGCACCTGTGCTGATGGCAGGCAAGATTGACGCGCCTACAGTCAGAATGTTGACAGGCATTGCGGAATGTAAGGGTATTTCCATTCTGACAGGTGTACAGATTGCGGAAATTAGCGGCACGGAGCGTGTGACAGGCGTGAAGCTGGCAGGCGGAGAAACCGTAGCGGCGGATCTGGTGATTTTCTCCACCGGTGTGAGAGCAAATATCGCAGTGGCGCAGGCGGCAGGATTGGCAGCAGACAGAGCCGTTATCGTAAATGAAAATATGGAAACCAACGTGGCAGGCATTTATGCCGCAGGGGACTGTGCGCAGTACGCAGGCGCAAATATTGCCCTCTGGCCTGTAGCGCAGGAAATGGGGCGCATTGCAGGGGCGAATGCGGCAGGAGAAGCCCTTTCCTATCAGCCTGAGATAAACGCACTCAGCTTCCACGGCATGGGTACTTCCCTTTATGCCATCGGAGATATCGGCACAAGGGCGGAAATCCCCTATAAAACCGTTGAAATCAAGGATGAACAGAATCAGGTTCTGAGAAGAGCCTATTTCCACCACGGAATTCTTTGCGGTGCAATCCTCTTGGGAGATACCTCCCGCATGGCAGAGGTAACAACCGCAATTCAGGAAAAGAAAACGCTGAAGGAAATGCTTGAAAAGGTATAA